A window of the Lolium perenne isolate Kyuss_39 chromosome 7, Kyuss_2.0, whole genome shotgun sequence genome harbors these coding sequences:
- the LOC127323602 gene encoding uncharacterized protein, whose translation MASEIPEIPGHLLAEIFLRLPAPEDLARTSAACVAFRRLVTDGPFLRRFRRLHAPPLLAFLDLEGFHPALPPHPSAPAAAALAAAGADFAFSFLPPHCSWIIQEIRDGRVLLARDHGGEERPPVFRELVVCDPLHRRYVTLPPLPSTLAASVLFQPAPVARMPWCEPCLAPLGDDDDTAFTVICVVHCETKLATFVFSSSTGQWLPSASKGWSELFRGRVESAADASVREPTSSNSPLDPTFLRRHYAYGCFYWESTMAKRKDLLVLDTRTMEFSITDLPSKGWGTLGVAILEAGEGELGLFGIRDQPAGGKPDLCYTVRENKGGQWQMVRTIALGSGCLHYIKASTERYFLLVSADAPRWLGSSFKMPDLEYFSMDVKELQLQRVSVKPFGAALSRTRIYTNFPPSLLSSPTI comes from the coding sequence ATGGCCTCGGAGATTCCGGAGATCCCGGGCCACCTCCTGGCCGAGATATTCCTCCGCCTGCCGGCCCCAGAGGACCTCGCCCGCACCTCCGCCGCATGCGTCGCCTTCCGCCGCCTCGTCACCGACGGCCCCTTCCTGCGCCGCTTCCGCCGCCTCCACGCCCCACCCCTCCTCGCCTTCCTCGACCTCGAGGGCTTCCACCCCGCGCTCCCGCCCCACCCCtccgcgcccgccgccgccgcgctcgccgccgccggcgccgactTCGCCTTCTCCTTCCTGCCGCCCCACTGCTCCTGGATCATCCAGGAAATCCGCGACGGCCGCGTCCTCCTCGCCCGCGACCACGGCGGAGAAGAGCGCCCCCCGGTCTTCCGCGAGCTCGTGGTGTGCGACCCCTTGCACCGCCGGTACGTCACGCTGCCCCCGCTCCCATCCACCCTAGCCGCCTCGGTACTGTTTCAACCGGCACCCGTGGCGCGCATGCCCTGGTGCGAGCCCTGCCTCGCGCCcctcggcgacgacgacgacacaGCATTCACAGTCATCTGCGTGGTGCACTGCGAAACCAAGCTGGCCACCTTCGTCTTCTCCTCGAGCACGGGGCAGTGGCTCCCCTCGGCGAGCAAGGGCTGGAGCGAGCTGTTCCGCGGCAGGGTCGAGTCGGCCGCGGACGCGTCGGTGCGGGAGCCTACTTCATCCAATTCCCCGCTGGACCCGACGTTCCTCAGACGCCACTACGCGTACGGCTGCTTCTACTGGGAGTCCACCATGGCCAAAAGGAAAGACCTGCTGGTCCTCGACACCCGGACGATGGAGTTCTCGATCACCGACCTGCCATCCAAGGGGTGGGGCACGCTTGGAGTGGCCATTCTGGAGGCAGGGGAAGGCGAGCTCGGGTTGTTCGGCATACGCGACCAACCGGCAGGCGGCAAACCTGATCTCTGCTACACCGTTAGAGAAAACAAGGGCGGTCAGTGGCAGATGGTGAGGACGATCGCGCTGGGTTCTGGGTGTCTGCACTATATCAAGGCTTCGACGGAGAGGTACTTTCTCCTTGTAAGCGCCGATGCCCCGCGGTGGCTAGGCTCGTCTTTCAAGATGCCAGACTTGGAATACTTCTCCATGGATGTCAAGGAATTGCAGCTTCAGAGGGTTTCTGTGAAACCTTTCGGGGCTGCCTTGTCCAGGACGCGCATATATACCAACTTCCCGCCGTCGCTGCTGTCTTCACCGACAATATGA